The region GTAAGTAAAAAATAAAATAAGGATGATTTTATGAAGTTCGCACGAAAATTTTATGCAGCTATGCAGGAGGCAGCGATAGCTCATGCAAGATGGGATCTGGAGGTTTCTACCAGCATTATTCAAGATAAACGCAAGGTGTGGCTTCTTGCTGCGCTTACTGCGATGGGGCTTATGGTTTCTCTCGCATTTGCGGATACTATTGACTTGCCGTCAATGCTCGGTGGTAAAAAAGCCTACACTCCCGCTTTTTATACCACTGGTATTTTTATGGCATCTATTGCTATCGGGCTGTGTGCTGGTCTGATTACGGGGTGTATCGGGGCTGGTGGAGGTTTCATCATTACCCCAGCTTTGATGTCGGCAGGTATCAAGGGTATTCTGGCAGTAGGTACCGACCTGTTTCATATTTTTGCAAAAGCGATCATGGGAACGGCTGTACATAAAAAACTTGGCAATGTCTCCGTTGGACTGGCCATTGCGTTTTTAGTGGGGTCAGGAGCAGGTGTACTCGGAGGCGGAGTTTTGAACCGCATGATTTACGAGGCTAATCCTGTTGCTTCTGATGCTTTTATCTCTGTTATCTATGTTGTTCTGCTGGGCTTCCTGGGCATGTATGCCATGACTGACTTTCTGCGGTTGCGCAAGGCTGGCGGAGGCGGTGATGCTCACGGTGGAGGTGGTGGCGGAACAGGTGGACTTCCTGCCAAGCTACAGTCTGCGAATATTCCACCGATGATTTCATTTGATGAAGATTTGATTCCCGGCGGTAAAAAAATATCCGGCCTGTTTGTAGCTCTCTGTGGTTTAATCGTGGGATTCATGGCTGCAATTATGGGCGTTGGCGGTGGCTTTCTGACCTTTCCGATGTTTGTATATGTACTCGGAGTGAGTTCTTTCACAACTGTAGGAACTGACATTCTGCAGATTATCTTTACCGCTGGATTTGCTGCAATAAGTCAGTACGCAATTTACGGTTTTATCTTTTACACACTGGCAATGGGGATGTTGCTTGGGTCACTGCTGGGTATTCAGGTAGGGGCACTCGTAACCAAGCTTGTTCCCGGATTATATATCCGTGGATTTTATGCTCTGGCTATTTTGGCCGGGTTTGTAAACAGGTTGTTCGCTATGCCCGGCAAGCTTAACGACATGAAGATTCTTTCTATAAGTCAGGATTTATCTATGTTTCTAACAAATATAGGTAATTGGCTGTTCTTCTTGACTATAGGTGCTTTTGCATTGTGGGTAATAAGCACGTTCCTATCCAAAACCAAGGGACTTAGAGAGGGTTAAGCTATGTTGGTACGCAATAAAAAGGTATTTTATCAGGGGCTGACTCTTGCAATAGGTTTTTTGGCAGTTCTCTATTATATGTTCACCCCCAGTTTTAACGGTATGAACGCATTTCATGCTTCAGATGCCCTGTTCAATTCAATTTCCAAGGGATCAACCTATTATATCCCTCAAGTCATGGAAGGAATTAAAAAGTTTGAAGGGAAAAAATTTGAAACAACTATCTTTGAAGATGCGCCTAAATATATTCCTTATGCTACGACTATTTTAGAAAAGAATGGTTTCAGCATTATTAAATCAGGTCAGGGTATTTCGGTTTCAGGAGATATCGGAAAGCTCATGACCGTTGCAACGGAAGATTCAGATGCAATGTTTCACAATAAGGGACAAGTCATTGAAGAAAAATACGGAATGGACGCAAGACAGGCTCTATATGTATGGTGGCAGACGATGAAAGAAGTGAAAAGCTCTCTGGATCAGCAGAAAGCTTTTCCTCCGGCAACGTTCATCAGTAAGAACGTCATTAATCGTGCCATAGAAGTTGGTTACAACTATTATGGTATTGAGGGACAACAAGCTTCGGAGCGCTGGGGAATCATCCTTTTTTCATTGGTTTTCTACGTTGTTTACACCATGTGGTGGGGTTATGCGATATTCTTCATGTTCGAAGGTTTAGGCCTGGAAATGAAGTCCAGTAGAAATAAAGACATGTAGTTTTAGTTCTGTAAAACAACTAATTATAAGCGGGTTGCGAACGTATGAGTTTCTTTAATTGGTTTCCTTTCAGGAAAAAACAAGCCGAGAAAACACAAGAAGATCTGGCTGAAATACGCCGGACGTTCGCAACTCGCTATGATCATTTCAGGTTGCTCATTCAGGCTAACACCGCAACTCATGAATTGATGGCTGAACTTGAAGAGGCTCTTCGCGGTTTTCAGCCCTACGGAATGCATTATGTACGAGCTTTGTGCACTCGTATTTCAACATCAATTTTCCAAATGATAAGGCATCTTAATGAGCTTGATCATGGCTCATATGAAAAGCTCTATGATCAGTTTTTTGTCATTCAAAATAGAATATTACCGCATCTTGAATCCAGACAGCATGTTGAGGAAGGAGAGTTTGTTATTGCCCTTTCCGATGTAGGACGTGATCAAGCTGATTTATGCGGTCCTAAGATGGCAACTCTTGGTGAAGCAGGAAATAAGCTTGGCCTTAAGATTCCAGCCGGATTTGTCGTAACAACTGCTTCTTTTCACAAATTTATGAAAAAAGATGGTCTGGAGGAAGAGATCGACCGACTGATCCAGACTGCGGAGACTGATGACCGCGAAGCGATGTTTCAGGTTTCATCAAAGATCATGCAACTGATAATTCAATCTGATCTGCCGGATGATGTCGCTACAGAAATTTTGAATGCATATGACTCTTTATGTCGCAGTCAGGGAGAAGCGGTAAAGGTTGCGGTCCGTTCAAGCGCTTTAGGTGAAGATACTGAAGGTGCCGCTTTCGCAGGCCAGTATCGATCCATTTTAAATGTTGATCGCAGTTCTTTGATTTTGGCCTGTAAAGAAGTCATGGCTTCTAAATATTCTCAGCAGGCGATGGCTTACCGCATCAATCGGGGCATTCGTGATGAGGATGTTGCAATGAGCGTCGGGTGCATAATGATGATTGAAGCAGCCGCAGGCGGAGTTGCATATTCGCGTAGTCCAATGAATATCCGCGATGAAAATATATCGGTTTATTCTGTGTGGGGGCTGCCAAAGGCGGTTGTTGACGGTACTGCGGAGGCTGACGAATTTAAGGTCAGTCGGACTAATCCCATGCAGGTGATAGGTCGTCATATCGCAGATAAGGAAGATAAATACATATGTGATGCCGGAGAAGGTGTTTGTAGTGTGCAGCAACTTTTCAGTCGCAGGAATGAACCGTCTTTAACTGATGAGCAAGCTGTGATCGTTGCTGAGAGAGCAGCTCGTATTGAGGATCATTTCGGACATCCGCAGGATATTGAATGGGCAATTACAGAAGATGGTGATCTTTATATTTTACAATGCAGACCTTTAATGCAGCTTGAAGATTCTTCCGAAGTTGTGTTGCAAAGTTCATCTGTGTCCATTCCAGTGATTTCAGGGGGAAGGACTGCCAGTCCGGGAGTTGGATTTGGCTCGATTTTTCATGTGCGCAAGGATGCAGACACTCTTCGTTTTCCAGATGGTGGCGTTTTGGTTCTGAAGCAGGCTTTACCCAGCCGTGCCGCTCTTCTTAGCAGATGTAGTGCAGTGATAACGGAGCAGGGCGGTATTGCCGGACATCTGGCCAATGTTGCCCGAGAATTCGGAGTGCCTGCACTTTTTGGAGTGAAAGGAGCTTTGACAAGTTTTGAAGAAGGACAGCTTGTAACTGTGGATGCGGATGGGCGGGCTATATATGCCGGGCAGATTGATGAATTGTTTAAAGAAAAACCAAGGCACCGACTCATGCGTGGGAGTTCTGTTCAGGCTACGCTTCGAAAAGCAGCTAGACACATAGTGCGGTTGAATTTGACCGATCCTGACTCCCCTAAATTCAAACCGTCTAATTGTAAAACCTTGCATGACATTATGCGTTATTGTCATGAAA is a window of Maridesulfovibrio sp. DNA encoding:
- a CDS encoding sulfite exporter TauE/SafE family protein encodes the protein MKFARKFYAAMQEAAIAHARWDLEVSTSIIQDKRKVWLLAALTAMGLMVSLAFADTIDLPSMLGGKKAYTPAFYTTGIFMASIAIGLCAGLITGCIGAGGGFIITPALMSAGIKGILAVGTDLFHIFAKAIMGTAVHKKLGNVSVGLAIAFLVGSGAGVLGGGVLNRMIYEANPVASDAFISVIYVVLLGFLGMYAMTDFLRLRKAGGGGDAHGGGGGGTGGLPAKLQSANIPPMISFDEDLIPGGKKISGLFVALCGLIVGFMAAIMGVGGGFLTFPMFVYVLGVSSFTTVGTDILQIIFTAGFAAISQYAIYGFIFYTLAMGMLLGSLLGIQVGALVTKLVPGLYIRGFYALAILAGFVNRLFAMPGKLNDMKILSISQDLSMFLTNIGNWLFFLTIGAFALWVISTFLSKTKGLREG
- a CDS encoding PEP/pyruvate-binding domain-containing protein; this translates as MSFFNWFPFRKKQAEKTQEDLAEIRRTFATRYDHFRLLIQANTATHELMAELEEALRGFQPYGMHYVRALCTRISTSIFQMIRHLNELDHGSYEKLYDQFFVIQNRILPHLESRQHVEEGEFVIALSDVGRDQADLCGPKMATLGEAGNKLGLKIPAGFVVTTASFHKFMKKDGLEEEIDRLIQTAETDDREAMFQVSSKIMQLIIQSDLPDDVATEILNAYDSLCRSQGEAVKVAVRSSALGEDTEGAAFAGQYRSILNVDRSSLILACKEVMASKYSQQAMAYRINRGIRDEDVAMSVGCIMMIEAAAGGVAYSRSPMNIRDENISVYSVWGLPKAVVDGTAEADEFKVSRTNPMQVIGRHIADKEDKYICDAGEGVCSVQQLFSRRNEPSLTDEQAVIVAERAARIEDHFGHPQDIEWAITEDGDLYILQCRPLMQLEDSSEVVLQSSSVSIPVISGGRTASPGVGFGSIFHVRKDADTLRFPDGGVLVLKQALPSRAALLSRCSAVITEQGGIAGHLANVAREFGVPALFGVKGALTSFEEGQLVTVDADGRAIYAGQIDELFKEKPRHRLMRGSSVQATLRKAARHIVRLNLTDPDSPKFKPSNCKTLHDIMRYCHEMAVREMFEFGTKKEFVQAASRQLICNVPQQFWILNLGDGIAPEGRKRTDRCVLLEHINSAPMRALWVGMQAVPWEGPPAVHTQGLLSVMFEATVNPDLNTTSSSRFSQKNYFMISERYCCLQSRFGFHFCGVEALLGDRVSENYASFQFKGGAANLERRILRAKFVGEILDEFDFRVRIREDNLNARLEGLGRSSMERRLKILGYLITHTRQLDMIMTNSLEVEKYKTKFFEDFKLFPAVQ